One genomic segment of Desulfocapsa sulfexigens DSM 10523 includes these proteins:
- the iorA gene encoding indolepyruvate ferredoxin oxidoreductase subunit alpha, which translates to MSGNEAIAMAAYEAGVTVASGYPGTPSTEIMENLSKYEGVYTEWAPNEKVGLEVAIGASFAGARAFATMKHVGVNVAADPLFTVSYTGVRGGLVVLTADDPEMHSSQNEQDNRNYAYAAKLPMLEPSEPAEAKELLKDAFELSEKFDTPVLFRITTRVAHVKGVLSKGDMRKSSAVCGIEKAPAKIVMLPGNARNRRKIVEERMAQLTEVAESDTFNKVEPGDTKRGFITGGVAYLYVKEAFPEATVLKLGMSWPLPEKKIKAFAASVDELFVVEELDPFLEHHIKAMGVECHGKDLIPNQGELNTSIVRTAIDPDSAPVLFAPAELPMRPPNMCAGCPHRGVFYNLSKMKDIFVSGDIGCYTLGFLPPLSAMDSCVCMGASVTIAHGMAKALGDEGKGRLVSVIGDSTFVHTGINGLINSVYNDSRTVLVILDNRITAMTGQQNNPASGCNIKGEAANAIDLEALCRAVGVKHVETVNPHDIAECKKALQTALALDEMAVVISRAPCVLLPEIKNAPHNPYSTKTENCAGCMACVKLGCPAISWTNITSQEAVAKGYKEKQKGFAVINEVQCNGCGQCAALCKFEAINRKGE; encoded by the coding sequence ATGTCCGGGAACGAAGCCATTGCCATGGCTGCTTATGAGGCAGGAGTTACAGTCGCCTCCGGCTATCCCGGAACGCCATCGACCGAAATCATGGAGAATCTCTCCAAATACGAAGGTGTGTATACCGAATGGGCCCCCAACGAGAAAGTTGGTCTCGAGGTCGCAATCGGTGCCTCTTTTGCCGGGGCAAGAGCCTTTGCAACCATGAAGCATGTTGGTGTCAATGTGGCTGCGGATCCGTTGTTTACTGTCTCATATACTGGGGTTCGCGGTGGTCTGGTTGTCCTTACTGCCGATGATCCCGAGATGCACTCATCTCAGAATGAACAGGATAATCGTAATTACGCGTATGCAGCCAAGCTCCCCATGCTGGAACCATCCGAGCCGGCCGAAGCAAAAGAGCTACTGAAAGATGCCTTTGAACTGTCTGAAAAGTTTGACACTCCGGTTCTGTTTCGTATAACCACCCGTGTGGCCCATGTGAAGGGAGTGCTCAGTAAGGGGGATATGAGAAAATCCTCTGCAGTCTGCGGAATTGAGAAGGCACCTGCCAAAATTGTTATGCTTCCCGGCAATGCCCGTAATCGTCGCAAAATTGTTGAAGAGCGCATGGCACAGCTCACGGAAGTTGCAGAAAGTGATACCTTTAACAAGGTGGAGCCTGGTGATACCAAACGCGGTTTTATTACTGGTGGTGTTGCGTACCTCTACGTGAAAGAGGCATTTCCGGAAGCTACAGTCTTGAAGCTTGGCATGAGCTGGCCGCTTCCCGAAAAGAAAATTAAAGCATTTGCCGCAAGCGTGGATGAGCTTTTTGTTGTGGAAGAACTTGACCCCTTCCTTGAACATCACATTAAAGCCATGGGAGTAGAGTGTCACGGTAAGGATCTTATTCCAAACCAGGGAGAACTTAATACCTCCATCGTGCGAACCGCCATTGATCCGGATTCAGCCCCGGTACTGTTTGCTCCGGCAGAGCTTCCCATGCGGCCACCAAATATGTGTGCCGGTTGTCCTCATCGAGGAGTATTCTACAATCTCTCCAAGATGAAAGATATTTTTGTGTCAGGTGATATCGGCTGTTACACCCTGGGTTTTCTGCCACCGCTTTCAGCCATGGATTCCTGTGTCTGTATGGGGGCGTCGGTAACGATTGCCCACGGAATGGCTAAGGCTTTGGGAGATGAAGGAAAGGGAAGGCTTGTTTCCGTGATCGGTGACTCTACCTTTGTCCATACCGGAATAAATGGTCTGATTAACTCAGTCTATAATGACTCCCGAACGGTTCTTGTGATCCTTGATAACAGGATTACCGCCATGACCGGTCAGCAGAACAATCCGGCATCCGGCTGCAATATAAAAGGTGAGGCGGCAAATGCCATCGACCTTGAGGCCCTGTGCAGGGCAGTTGGTGTCAAGCATGTGGAAACGGTTAATCCTCATGATATTGCCGAGTGTAAAAAGGCGTTGCAGACAGCATTGGCTCTTGATGAGATGGCAGTGGTTATCTCAAGGGCACCCTGTGTGTTGCTGCCTGAAATTAAAAATGCACCACATAATCCCTATTCAACAAAGACTGAAAACTGCGCAGGCTGCATGGCCTGTGTGAAGCTTGGTTGTCCTGCCATCAGTTGGACAAATATTACGTCCCAGGAAGCAGTGGCAAAAGGGTATAAAGAAAAACAGAAGGGTTTTGCGGTGATCAATGAAGTACAGTGCAACGGGTGTGGCCAGTGTGCAGCCCTATGTAAATTTGAAGCAATCAACAGGAAGGGAGAATAG
- a CDS encoding SulP family inorganic anion transporter — protein sequence MFLAKIFPFILWFKGYKGATFKLDLVAGITVAMVLIPQSMAYAQLAGLPAYYGLYAAFLPPMIAALFGSSRQLGTGPVAVVSLMSAASLEPLATAGSPEFIAYSIVLALVVGIFQFSLGVLRLGMVVNFLSHPVINGFTNAAAIIIASSQFSKFFGVYVDKAPHHYETMMRVANAAMDYTHMPTLIYAVSAVAIMATLKKYAPKVPNVLVAVLITTVISYFTGFNNDAAVDISAVQLPGFSEKVHEFNQATELIETRGGERAALGKAADELRNAETGPHGGKPIELIKMESEIAILTNHMDHAKEEAHLLRKDLRHLKFEAVVDGDNYTFYPKGNIPGGIETDGKTWRLKIGNKALSTDQLTMMGGGAIVGTVPKGLPTIAIPELTVKSFLKLLPTAIIISLLGFMEAIAIAKAMAAKTGQKIDANQELIGQGLANICGSFGSSYAVSGSFSRSAVNLAAGAVTGISSVVTSVMVVITLLFFTPLLYHLPQATLAAVIMMAVIGLVNVKGFVHAWHAQKYDGIISVLSFLVTLYFAPHLDKGIMVGFVLSMGVFLYKSMRPVVAELSMHEDKVMKSAEHYRLKGCRHISVVRFDGSLFFANASYLDEQVAYFRTTHPDLRYILLDAKGINDMDASGEEALAMIVERLRAAKLGFAMSGVKGQVMAVMERTHLLDKIGMENMYPDTESAVADIITKVHTDTDLPEAGCNNCPLTKYIPA from the coding sequence ATGTTTCTAGCAAAAATTTTTCCATTTATTCTCTGGTTTAAAGGGTACAAGGGGGCAACATTCAAACTTGACCTGGTTGCCGGTATTACGGTTGCCATGGTTTTGATCCCTCAATCAATGGCCTATGCACAACTTGCCGGTCTTCCGGCTTACTACGGTCTCTACGCAGCATTCCTGCCACCCATGATAGCTGCACTGTTTGGTTCCAGTCGTCAACTCGGTACCGGGCCTGTTGCCGTTGTATCACTGATGTCAGCAGCCTCTCTCGAGCCTCTGGCAACTGCAGGATCACCTGAATTTATCGCTTACTCAATCGTGCTTGCACTTGTTGTCGGTATCTTCCAGTTCTCCCTGGGTGTGCTTCGCCTGGGAATGGTGGTAAACTTTCTTTCCCATCCTGTTATCAATGGTTTCACCAATGCCGCTGCCATCATTATCGCATCATCTCAGTTTTCCAAATTCTTCGGCGTATACGTTGATAAAGCCCCTCATCATTATGAAACAATGATGCGAGTGGCAAATGCCGCTATGGATTATACTCATATGCCGACTTTGATTTATGCGGTCTCTGCGGTAGCCATCATGGCCACCTTGAAAAAATATGCCCCCAAGGTTCCAAATGTTCTGGTAGCAGTCCTTATCACCACCGTAATTTCCTACTTCACAGGATTTAACAATGATGCCGCAGTTGACATCTCTGCCGTTCAACTACCCGGATTTAGCGAAAAAGTACATGAATTCAACCAGGCAACAGAACTCATCGAGACACGCGGCGGCGAACGTGCTGCTCTTGGTAAAGCGGCTGATGAGCTACGTAACGCAGAAACTGGACCCCACGGTGGCAAACCCATCGAACTGATCAAAATGGAAAGCGAAATAGCAATTCTCACTAACCATATGGATCATGCGAAAGAAGAGGCCCACCTTCTCCGTAAGGATCTCAGACATCTAAAATTTGAAGCGGTAGTCGATGGTGACAATTACACCTTCTACCCAAAAGGAAACATTCCAGGTGGCATAGAAACGGATGGAAAAACCTGGCGTCTGAAAATAGGCAATAAAGCGCTGAGTACTGATCAATTAACCATGATGGGTGGTGGTGCCATTGTCGGTACAGTTCCCAAGGGACTGCCAACAATTGCAATCCCGGAACTCACTGTGAAAAGCTTTTTGAAACTGCTTCCCACGGCAATCATTATTTCTCTGCTCGGATTTATGGAAGCCATTGCCATTGCTAAAGCCATGGCTGCAAAAACCGGCCAGAAGATTGATGCCAACCAGGAGTTAATCGGTCAGGGCCTTGCCAATATCTGTGGTTCTTTTGGATCCAGCTACGCGGTTTCCGGTTCATTCTCCCGTTCCGCTGTTAACCTTGCAGCTGGTGCCGTTACGGGTATCTCTTCCGTGGTCACCTCGGTCATGGTGGTCATCACCCTGCTCTTCTTCACCCCCCTGCTCTACCATCTCCCCCAGGCAACGCTTGCTGCAGTCATTATGATGGCAGTTATCGGGCTTGTGAACGTCAAAGGATTTGTCCATGCATGGCACGCTCAAAAATATGATGGAATTATTTCGGTTTTAAGTTTTCTGGTTACCCTCTACTTTGCTCCACATCTGGATAAGGGTATCATGGTTGGCTTTGTCCTCTCCATGGGCGTCTTCCTCTACAAATCGATGCGTCCGGTTGTGGCCGAGCTCTCCATGCATGAGGATAAAGTCATGAAAAGTGCTGAACATTATCGCCTCAAAGGCTGTCGCCATATTTCGGTTGTCCGCTTTGACGGATCTTTGTTCTTTGCCAATGCCAGCTATCTCGATGAACAGGTTGCCTACTTTAGAACCACACATCCGGATCTGCGTTATATCCTCCTTGACGCCAAAGGAATCAATGATATGGACGCCTCCGGTGAAGAAGCTCTGGCCATGATTGTTGAGCGCCTCCGTGCGGCAAAACTCGGCTTTGCAATGTCCGGAGTCAAAGGACAAGTCATGGCTGTCATGGAAAGGACTCACCTTCTTGACAAGATCGGAATGGAAAACATGTACCCTGACACTGAATCGGCCGTTGCTGATATTATCACCAAGGTCCATACAGACACTGATCTTCCTGAAGCAGGCTGTAATAACTGTCCTTTAACAAAGTATATTCCTGCATAG
- a CDS encoding sensor domain-containing diguanylate cyclase produces the protein MTTVQDFFDEKVRLPSPPTIALKILEAVRQEENSFDDLARIISTDPSLSVRILKLANSSLYGLSQPVDSLAQATALIGTDALKNIALSFVIVQEFQNAPQGSFNLDYFWRRAITAAVAADVLGSAVGHKGQDLFVTGLLQDIGILILFLSHPNDYRAILDQKRVSGEKLSVAEKEQFGCDHAEVGHYLLSSWNLPECISEPIRWHHMTAKAGKDFQGSAMLLDFSDKISAMYHSVHSNMKSIEVHSGLADKWHVSGGRVDELIDTIGERSREILDLFAMDPKDIKPFSQIMQEANEELGALNLSYEQVVLELKLARRSAEQLAMELQQANNSLRELVYRDGLTGLYNHRYFQNVLETELGRAVRYKHPVSLLLLDIDFFKKVNDTYGHPVGDEILKEIANVLTHLVRSCDVVARYGGEEFAVILPETGSKGAKVLAQRLRRGVEQKKIEHNGKRVSVTVSIGLAATDMTRKELSRVAIIECSDQALYMAKQNGRNRVELGVI, from the coding sequence ATGACGACTGTTCAGGATTTTTTTGACGAAAAAGTAAGACTACCCTCGCCACCGACGATAGCCTTAAAAATTCTAGAGGCCGTTCGCCAGGAAGAGAACTCCTTCGATGACCTGGCCAGGATTATCAGTACCGATCCGTCTCTCAGTGTTCGTATTCTTAAACTTGCCAATTCTTCTCTGTATGGGCTCAGTCAACCGGTTGACTCTCTTGCTCAGGCCACAGCATTGATTGGTACTGATGCCTTGAAGAATATCGCACTCTCCTTCGTCATTGTCCAGGAGTTCCAAAATGCCCCCCAGGGAAGCTTTAATCTTGATTATTTCTGGCGACGGGCAATAACCGCGGCGGTGGCTGCGGATGTTCTTGGAAGCGCTGTCGGGCACAAAGGTCAGGATCTGTTTGTCACCGGATTGCTGCAGGATATCGGTATTTTGATTCTTTTTCTGTCTCATCCGAATGACTACAGGGCCATTCTTGACCAAAAGCGTGTCAGTGGCGAGAAACTCAGTGTCGCCGAGAAAGAACAGTTTGGCTGCGACCATGCCGAAGTTGGGCATTATCTGCTCAGCTCCTGGAATTTACCTGAATGCATCAGTGAGCCCATTCGTTGGCATCATATGACGGCGAAAGCAGGAAAAGATTTTCAGGGTTCAGCAATGCTTCTCGATTTCTCGGACAAGATTTCGGCTATGTATCACAGTGTACACAGCAACATGAAGTCCATTGAGGTGCATTCTGGACTTGCAGATAAATGGCATGTCTCCGGAGGCAGGGTTGACGAATTAATCGATACCATAGGGGAGAGGTCTCGTGAGATCCTGGACTTGTTTGCAATGGATCCCAAGGACATCAAGCCCTTTTCCCAGATCATGCAGGAAGCAAATGAAGAACTGGGTGCCCTGAATTTATCCTATGAACAGGTTGTTCTGGAGCTGAAACTGGCGAGGCGGAGTGCAGAACAGCTTGCTATGGAGCTGCAGCAGGCAAACAACAGTCTGCGGGAACTCGTCTACAGGGATGGTCTGACCGGTCTTTATAATCACAGGTACTTTCAGAATGTTCTGGAAACGGAACTGGGAAGGGCTGTTCGCTATAAACATCCAGTTTCACTGCTTCTTCTGGATATTGATTTTTTTAAAAAGGTTAATGATACCTATGGACATCCCGTGGGCGATGAAATCCTTAAGGAGATTGCTAACGTTTTGACCCATCTGGTGCGCAGTTGTGACGTTGTTGCCCGTTATGGTGGTGAGGAATTTGCTGTTATTCTACCTGAAACAGGGAGTAAGGGGGCAAAGGTGCTGGCGCAACGCTTGAGGAGAGGGGTTGAGCAAAAGAAAATTGAGCATAATGGAAAGCGTGTTTCTGTTACAGTAAGTATTGGTCTGGCGGCTACAGATATGACTCGAAAGGAATTGAGCCGTGTGGCGATAATAGAGTGTAGTGATCAGGCGCTTTATATGGCAAAGCAGAATGGAAGAAACAGAGTGGAACTGGGTGTTATCTGA
- the abc-f gene encoding ribosomal protection-like ABC-F family protein, translating to MLSINHLDIRYGDKHLFKDLSIQVTDGKRIGLLGVNGAGKSTLLKIMAGVNECDDGVLSRSKYFSVAYLPQESSALVSGRSLYQEAESAFAELIELQKEADIINEDLASVDPQSDEFSILLERQGDIQHRLEGSGIYTMRARIEKILLGLGFHQDDMDRPASSFSGGWIMRLMLAKMLLAAPSLLLLDEPTNHLDLTSLTWVEEFLRSYNGAMVIISHDRAFLDKVTTTTWELSLGKLSVYKGNYSYYEKEKVERKTIEKAAYDNQQAQIKQSMQFIQRFRAKSTKAKQVQSRVKQLEKMVLLEIGEEDRQIRFSFPPAPDSGRDVLTVENLCKSFDGKEVFKNISFQFQRGDKVAVVGVNGAGKSTLVKIIAGAINADSGVVKLGHNVQLSYFGQHQAQELSPTLTALETLSLSVKDMTITRIRSLLGTFLFRGEEVDKKVSVLSGGEKSRLALAKMIASPANCMLLDEPTNHLDISSQEVLQEAMSQYDGFILVVSHNRYFLDSFVNKVVEVKDGQLNVYEGNISDYLQKIEADSAGGEDKQQPADEAAPVIETEVSGTQLSKKEQRQLDARKRREENKKMGPWKKQAEEAEKMVEKLEAEKTALEARMADPELYQDQKAWVATSADYDECGRRLERWYGKWEAAQENMERLAE from the coding sequence ATGTTATCAATTAATCATCTGGACATCCGTTACGGAGACAAACATCTTTTTAAAGATCTTTCCATTCAGGTAACCGACGGAAAACGAATCGGCTTGCTGGGCGTTAATGGTGCCGGTAAATCAACGCTTTTGAAAATCATGGCTGGCGTGAATGAGTGCGACGACGGTGTTCTCAGTCGTTCAAAGTATTTCAGTGTGGCCTATCTTCCCCAGGAATCCAGTGCCCTTGTTTCTGGACGAAGCCTGTATCAGGAGGCAGAGAGTGCCTTTGCAGAACTGATTGAACTGCAAAAAGAGGCTGACATCATTAACGAAGATCTTGCCAGCGTGGATCCTCAGTCGGATGAATTCTCAATTCTGCTGGAGCGTCAGGGGGACATCCAGCATCGCCTTGAAGGCAGCGGTATCTATACCATGCGGGCGCGGATTGAAAAGATATTACTGGGCCTCGGTTTCCATCAGGATGATATGGACAGACCGGCATCATCCTTCTCAGGTGGCTGGATCATGCGGCTGATGCTTGCCAAAATGCTGCTTGCTGCTCCCTCTCTGCTGCTGCTCGACGAACCAACCAACCATCTGGATCTGACCTCTCTTACCTGGGTTGAGGAATTTCTCCGCTCCTATAACGGTGCCATGGTCATTATTTCCCATGATAGAGCCTTTCTTGACAAGGTGACAACCACTACCTGGGAGTTGAGCCTTGGGAAACTCTCGGTCTACAAGGGCAACTACTCTTATTATGAGAAGGAGAAGGTGGAGCGGAAGACTATTGAGAAGGCGGCTTACGATAACCAGCAGGCGCAGATTAAACAGAGTATGCAGTTTATTCAGCGCTTCCGTGCTAAATCCACTAAGGCCAAACAGGTACAGAGCCGGGTGAAACAACTTGAGAAAATGGTTCTTCTTGAGATTGGTGAGGAAGACCGGCAGATTCGTTTCAGTTTTCCTCCTGCACCTGACTCGGGCAGGGATGTGCTCACGGTGGAGAATCTGTGTAAGAGTTTTGATGGCAAAGAGGTTTTTAAAAACATCAGTTTCCAATTCCAGCGTGGTGACAAGGTTGCTGTGGTTGGCGTGAACGGTGCTGGGAAATCCACCCTGGTGAAGATTATCGCTGGAGCCATAAATGCCGATTCAGGAGTTGTGAAACTTGGTCACAATGTACAGCTATCCTATTTCGGACAGCATCAGGCTCAGGAACTCAGTCCAACACTTACAGCCCTTGAAACACTTTCGCTCTCTGTGAAGGATATGACTATCACCCGGATACGCTCTCTGCTGGGAACCTTCCTGTTCCGGGGTGAAGAGGTGGATAAGAAGGTTTCCGTTCTTTCAGGTGGCGAAAAAAGTCGTCTGGCGCTGGCTAAGATGATAGCTTCTCCTGCGAACTGTATGCTCCTCGATGAACCGACGAACCATCTGGATATCAGCTCCCAGGAGGTTCTGCAGGAGGCAATGTCTCAGTATGACGGCTTTATTCTGGTGGTTTCCCATAACCGTTATTTCCTCGACAGTTTTGTGAATAAGGTGGTTGAGGTTAAAGATGGTCAGCTGAACGTATATGAAGGCAATATCAGTGATTATCTGCAGAAAATTGAGGCGGATAGTGCGGGGGGTGAGGACAAACAGCAACCAGCCGATGAGGCAGCACCAGTTATCGAAACAGAAGTCTCAGGAACACAGCTTTCTAAAAAGGAACAGCGTCAGCTGGATGCCAGAAAGCGTCGGGAAGAGAATAAAAAAATGGGTCCCTGGAAAAAACAGGCTGAAGAGGCAGAGAAAATGGTGGAGAAACTGGAAGCTGAAAAAACAGCCCTTGAAGCCCGGATGGCTGATCCTGAACTCTATCAGGATCAAAAGGCATGGGTGGCAACTTCAGCTGACTATGACGAGTGTGGGCGCAGGCTTGAGCGCTGGTATGGGAAGTGGGAGGCGGCACAGGAAAATATGGAGAGGCTTGCAGAGTAA
- a CDS encoding elongator complex protein 3, with product MGNFPPEPAMSLVIPIFIPHQGCPQHCLFCNQVSISGKLSSKVDDARYIRDTINEWLGFSRKHAEVQVAFYGGSFTCLAKERQEVLLAAVRPFLEKGSVQFIRLSTRPDCIDEKICDFLLKFGVKTVELGVQSLDDRVLEAARRGHTSDDSLRAMAILQEKGLTLGVQLMPGLPGESTLSFLVGLHRVISCNPDFVRLYPTLVIGGSGLAGEYQRGRYRPLSMERAIALCCIAKERLGNAGIQIMRMGLQASESLEKELIAGPYHPAFGEFVAARHWFKRVRPLLAGCPAGKTLSLRISDRDMSAFVGPKRANIKRLQQLGLESRLQITTDKTLKRGTMNYVIN from the coding sequence TTGGGAAATTTTCCTCCTGAACCTGCCATGTCCCTCGTTATTCCAATATTTATTCCCCACCAGGGGTGTCCGCAGCACTGTCTGTTCTGCAACCAGGTCTCCATTAGCGGAAAACTGTCGTCAAAGGTCGATGATGCCAGGTATATCCGAGATACCATAAACGAATGGCTTGGTTTTTCCAGGAAGCACGCTGAAGTGCAGGTAGCCTTTTATGGTGGCTCCTTCACCTGTCTTGCCAAAGAACGTCAGGAGGTGTTGTTGGCTGCGGTGCGTCCCTTTCTGGAGAAGGGATCGGTGCAGTTTATCCGTCTTTCTACCCGTCCAGACTGCATAGATGAAAAGATCTGTGATTTTTTGCTGAAGTTTGGGGTAAAAACAGTGGAACTCGGGGTACAGTCCCTTGATGACCGCGTCCTTGAGGCGGCCCGTCGGGGGCATACGAGTGACGATTCCCTGCGGGCAATGGCAATCTTGCAGGAGAAGGGACTTACTCTTGGTGTTCAACTTATGCCGGGTTTGCCGGGTGAAAGCACTCTGTCGTTTCTTGTAGGCCTGCATCGTGTTATCAGCTGTAATCCTGATTTTGTGCGTCTCTATCCAACCTTGGTTATTGGTGGTTCCGGGTTGGCTGGGGAATATCAAAGGGGAAGGTACCGACCGCTCAGCATGGAACGGGCGATCGCTCTTTGCTGTATAGCAAAAGAGCGCCTTGGCAATGCTGGAATCCAGATCATGCGAATGGGACTGCAGGCATCGGAAAGCCTGGAAAAAGAACTTATTGCCGGTCCCTATCATCCGGCATTTGGTGAATTTGTGGCGGCACGCCACTGGTTTAAGCGTGTGCGACCACTGCTTGCCGGTTGTCCTGCTGGAAAAACGCTTTCCCTGCGAATTTCGGACAGAGATATGTCGGCATTTGTCGGTCCAAAACGGGCAAATATAAAACGATTGCAACAGTTGGGACTTGAGTCACGATTGCAGATTACAACGGATAAAACCTTGAAACGGGGCACAATGAACTATGTTATCAATTAA
- the rnc gene encoding ribonuclease III, producing the protein MDIETLVQRNKDDLAVLEQCLGYRFTDLRLLQKALIHSSFAFEQAQIDKNNEILEFLGDAVLDLVIGHTLCKRFPEMREGELTRLRSSLVNETHLATMARNLKLGDFLCLGKGEDASNGRNKSSILSCAYEAVIGAILEDSDYPTVAVIVNKFFVPDMAGKKEELLMADAKSRLQEALQEKFNEAPSYRIDEEEGPSHQKIFTVSVLFREEALGSGTGSSKKEAEQRAAATTLDSLDDVIGKFSS; encoded by the coding sequence ATGGATATTGAAACACTGGTACAACGAAACAAGGATGATCTGGCTGTGCTGGAACAGTGCCTTGGATACCGTTTTACCGACCTGCGCCTGTTGCAAAAAGCATTGATTCATTCCTCCTTTGCTTTTGAACAGGCGCAGATTGATAAAAATAATGAGATTCTAGAGTTTTTAGGTGATGCTGTGCTTGATCTTGTCATTGGGCACACCCTCTGTAAACGCTTTCCCGAGATGCGTGAAGGAGAACTTACCCGCCTCAGGTCATCGCTCGTCAATGAGACTCACCTGGCGACCATGGCAAGAAATCTCAAACTTGGTGACTTTCTCTGCCTTGGCAAGGGAGAGGACGCATCCAACGGGCGTAATAAGTCTTCTATCCTCTCCTGTGCCTACGAAGCGGTTATCGGGGCGATTCTCGAGGACAGCGATTATCCGACGGTGGCGGTGATTGTTAATAAATTTTTTGTTCCTGATATGGCAGGAAAAAAAGAAGAATTGTTGATGGCAGATGCCAAAAGTCGGCTGCAGGAGGCACTGCAGGAAAAGTTTAATGAGGCTCCATCCTATCGAATAGATGAGGAAGAGGGGCCCTCACATCAGAAGATCTTTACCGTCTCCGTTCTCTTCAGAGAAGAAGCACTCGGTAGTGGAACCGGGAGTTCCAAAAAGGAGGCGGAGCAGCGGGCAGCGGCGACAACTCTTGACAGTCTTGATGATGTGATTGGGAAATTTTCCTCCTGA